In Xiphophorus maculatus strain JP 163 A chromosome 15, X_maculatus-5.0-male, whole genome shotgun sequence, the following are encoded in one genomic region:
- the LOC102216585 gene encoding dystrobrevin beta-like isoform X2, whose protein sequence is MVMAEGGRAAPRTEGRQILVELGEQNFDSICLSTYRTACKLRFIQKRCNLHLIDIYNVIEAVRDAGLNAVELNAGISVTRLENLVSSLFNQLSKRLPTTHIINPQESTILLVEFMLAAVDCDPESRLTVLSVKAMLSILCGGKLVDKLRYVFSQVSDSKGVMVLSKFDSFLREALKLPTALHEGPSFGYTHTVARSCFPQQKRVMLNMFLDIVAEPPECLVWLPLMHRMANVEHVYHPVSCSYCRSNGITGFRYRCLRCRGYQLCQNCFWRGNTSGSHQHQMKEYSSWKSPAKKFGRALSRTLGCVSSREPPHPIYPEEPERTLNLTNIIPSRPIGNTNEAMLLSSAVPESSKSLAAAQRMNEEHALIAAYVNRLQSGPCGVDSPGRQDEEHKLIARYTSRLAETESTGMIPTRSINFDVNKQKRELIAQLECKNREILAEIKRLRAEHDAACQPSPERCSTNPALLAELRQLRQRKDELEQRMSSLQESRRELMVQLEGLMKLLKDEEQRQAAQAAGSSHASPSRPSPSAIRPVGAPSPHAHMYLPQDSLAGVGGDVQEAFAQGPRRNLRNDLLVAADSITNTVSSLVRELHSDEGREEEERLLNGKDRG, encoded by the exons ATGGTGATGGCGGAAGGAGGGAGAGCTGCTCCTAGAACTGAGGGGAGGCAGATATTAGTGGAGCTCG GGGAACAGAACTTTGATTCCATTTGTCTCTCTACATATCGGACCGCCTGCAAGCTCAGATTTATTCAGAAAAGATGCAACT TGCATCTGATCGACATTTACAACGTGATCGAGGCGGTGCGGGACGCTGGGCTCAACGCCGTAGAGCTCAACGCCGGGATCTCCGTTACCAGACTGGAGAACCTGGTTTCCTCCCTGTTCAACCAGCTCAGCAAACGCCTTCCCACCACACACATCATCAACCCGCAGGAGAGCACCATCCTCCTCGTCGAATTCATGCTGGCCGCCGTTGACTG TGATCCAGAAAGCCGTCTGACCGTTCTCTCTGTTAAAGCGATGCTCTCTATACTTTGTGGAGGAAAACTGGTGGACAAACTGCGAT ATGTGTTTTCTCAGGTTTCTGACTCCAAGGGAGTCATGGTTCTGTCCAAGTTTGACAGTTTTCTAAGAGAGGCTCTCAAGCTGCCCACTGCTCTGCATGAAGGACCGTCCTTCGGATACACACACACTGTGGCTCGCTCCTGTTTCCCACAGCAG aaACGGGTGATGCTCAACATGTTCCTGGACATCGTAGCTGAGCCTCCGGAGTGTCTGGTCTGGCTGCCGCTGATGCACCGCATGGCCAACGTGGAGCacg tctaTCATCCGGTTTCCTGCTCCTATTGCCGTAGCAACGGGATCACTGGCTTCCGTTACCGCTGCCTCCGTTGCCGCGGTTACCAGCTGTGCCAGAACTGCTTCTGGCGTGGAAATACCAGCGGCTCTCACCAGCACCAGATGAAGGAGTACTCCTCCTGG aaatctcCTGCGAAGAAGTTTGGTCGCGCCCTGAGCCGGACGCTGGGCTGCGTGTCGTCAAGGGAACCGCCCCATCCGATTTACCCCGAGGAGCCTGAGCGGACCCTTAACCTCACCAACATCAT CCCCTCCAGACCGATTGGGAACACCAATGAGGCCATGTTGCTGTCTTCAGCGGTACCAGAGTCGTCCAAAAG CTTGGCAGCAGCTCAGAGGATGAACGAGGAACACGCTCTGATTGCAGCGTATGTCAATCGACTGCAGAGCGGCCCCTG tggcGTCGACAGTCCAGGCAGGCAGGATGAGGAGCACAAACTTATCGCTCGCTACACGTCTCGACTGGCAGAGACAGAAAGCACAGGA ATGATTCCGACAAGGAGCATCAACTTTGatgtgaacaaacagaaaagggaGCTCATCGCTCAACTGGAGTGCAAAAACAG AGAGATCTTGGCAGAAATCAAACGTCTCCGTGCCGAGCATGACGCAGCGTGTCAGCCGAGCCCagagcggtgcagcaccaacccGGCTCTCCTCGCCGAGCTGCGGCAGCTCCG ACAGAGGAAAGATGAACTGGAGCAGAGGATGTCGTCTCTGCAAGAGAGCAGGAGGGAGCTGATGGTGCAGCTGGAGGGGCTGATGAAGCTGCTCAAG GATGAGGAACAGCGACAGGCA GCGCAGGCGGCCGGTTCTTCTCACGCCTCGCCGTCTCGACCCAGCCCGTCCGCCATCCGCCCGGTCGGCGCTCCGTCTCCTCACGCTCACATGTACCTCCCTCAAGACTCCCTCGCCGGGGTCGGAGGTGACGTACAGGAGGCCTTTGCTCAAG ggCCGAGGAGGAACCTGAGGAACGACCTGCTGGTCGCCGCCGACTCCATCACCAACACCGTGTCGTCGCTGGTCAGAGAGCTGCACTCTG ATGAAGGccgagaggaagaggagcggtTGCTGAATGGGAAAGACAGAG GTTAA
- the LOC102216585 gene encoding dystrobrevin beta-like isoform X1 has translation MVMAEGGRAAPRTEGRQILVELGEQNFDSICLSTYRTACKLRFIQKRCNLHLIDIYNVIEAVRDAGLNAVELNAGISVTRLENLVSSLFNQLSKRLPTTHIINPQESTILLVEFMLAAVDCDPESRLTVLSVKAMLSILCGGKLVDKLRYVFSQVSDSKGVMVLSKFDSFLREALKLPTALHEGPSFGYTHTVARSCFPQQKRVMLNMFLDIVAEPPECLVWLPLMHRMANVEHVYHPVSCSYCRSNGITGFRYRCLRCRGYQLCQNCFWRGNTSGSHQHQMKEYSSWKSPAKKFGRALSRTLGCVSSREPPHPIYPEEPERTLNLTNIIPSRPIGNTNEAMLLSSAVPESSKSLAAAQRMNEEHALIAAYVNRLQSGPCGVDSPGRQDEEHKLIARYTSRLAETESTGMIPTRSINFDVNKQKRELIAQLECKNREILAEIKRLRAEHDAACQPSPERCSTNPALLAELRQLRQRKDELEQRMSSLQESRRELMVQLEGLMKLLKDEEQRQAAQAAGSSHASPSRPSPSAIRPVGAPSPHAHMYLPQDSLAGVGGDVQEAFAQGPRRNLRNDLLVAADSITNTVSSLVRELHSDEGREEEERLLNGKDRAG, from the exons ATGGTGATGGCGGAAGGAGGGAGAGCTGCTCCTAGAACTGAGGGGAGGCAGATATTAGTGGAGCTCG GGGAACAGAACTTTGATTCCATTTGTCTCTCTACATATCGGACCGCCTGCAAGCTCAGATTTATTCAGAAAAGATGCAACT TGCATCTGATCGACATTTACAACGTGATCGAGGCGGTGCGGGACGCTGGGCTCAACGCCGTAGAGCTCAACGCCGGGATCTCCGTTACCAGACTGGAGAACCTGGTTTCCTCCCTGTTCAACCAGCTCAGCAAACGCCTTCCCACCACACACATCATCAACCCGCAGGAGAGCACCATCCTCCTCGTCGAATTCATGCTGGCCGCCGTTGACTG TGATCCAGAAAGCCGTCTGACCGTTCTCTCTGTTAAAGCGATGCTCTCTATACTTTGTGGAGGAAAACTGGTGGACAAACTGCGAT ATGTGTTTTCTCAGGTTTCTGACTCCAAGGGAGTCATGGTTCTGTCCAAGTTTGACAGTTTTCTAAGAGAGGCTCTCAAGCTGCCCACTGCTCTGCATGAAGGACCGTCCTTCGGATACACACACACTGTGGCTCGCTCCTGTTTCCCACAGCAG aaACGGGTGATGCTCAACATGTTCCTGGACATCGTAGCTGAGCCTCCGGAGTGTCTGGTCTGGCTGCCGCTGATGCACCGCATGGCCAACGTGGAGCacg tctaTCATCCGGTTTCCTGCTCCTATTGCCGTAGCAACGGGATCACTGGCTTCCGTTACCGCTGCCTCCGTTGCCGCGGTTACCAGCTGTGCCAGAACTGCTTCTGGCGTGGAAATACCAGCGGCTCTCACCAGCACCAGATGAAGGAGTACTCCTCCTGG aaatctcCTGCGAAGAAGTTTGGTCGCGCCCTGAGCCGGACGCTGGGCTGCGTGTCGTCAAGGGAACCGCCCCATCCGATTTACCCCGAGGAGCCTGAGCGGACCCTTAACCTCACCAACATCAT CCCCTCCAGACCGATTGGGAACACCAATGAGGCCATGTTGCTGTCTTCAGCGGTACCAGAGTCGTCCAAAAG CTTGGCAGCAGCTCAGAGGATGAACGAGGAACACGCTCTGATTGCAGCGTATGTCAATCGACTGCAGAGCGGCCCCTG tggcGTCGACAGTCCAGGCAGGCAGGATGAGGAGCACAAACTTATCGCTCGCTACACGTCTCGACTGGCAGAGACAGAAAGCACAGGA ATGATTCCGACAAGGAGCATCAACTTTGatgtgaacaaacagaaaagggaGCTCATCGCTCAACTGGAGTGCAAAAACAG AGAGATCTTGGCAGAAATCAAACGTCTCCGTGCCGAGCATGACGCAGCGTGTCAGCCGAGCCCagagcggtgcagcaccaacccGGCTCTCCTCGCCGAGCTGCGGCAGCTCCG ACAGAGGAAAGATGAACTGGAGCAGAGGATGTCGTCTCTGCAAGAGAGCAGGAGGGAGCTGATGGTGCAGCTGGAGGGGCTGATGAAGCTGCTCAAG GATGAGGAACAGCGACAGGCA GCGCAGGCGGCCGGTTCTTCTCACGCCTCGCCGTCTCGACCCAGCCCGTCCGCCATCCGCCCGGTCGGCGCTCCGTCTCCTCACGCTCACATGTACCTCCCTCAAGACTCCCTCGCCGGGGTCGGAGGTGACGTACAGGAGGCCTTTGCTCAAG ggCCGAGGAGGAACCTGAGGAACGACCTGCTGGTCGCCGCCGACTCCATCACCAACACCGTGTCGTCGCTGGTCAGAGAGCTGCACTCTG ATGAAGGccgagaggaagaggagcggtTGCTGAATGGGAAAGACAGAG caGGTTAA
- the LOC102216585 gene encoding dystrobrevin beta-like isoform X3 gives MVMAEGGRAAPRTEGRQILVELGEQNFDSICLSTYRTACKLRFIQKRCNLHLIDIYNVIEAVRDAGLNAVELNAGISVTRLENLVSSLFNQLSKRLPTTHIINPQESTILLVEFMLAAVDCDPESRLTVLSVKAMLSILCGGKLVDKLRYVFSQVSDSKGVMVLSKFDSFLREALKLPTALHEGPSFGYTHTVARSCFPQQKRVMLNMFLDIVAEPPECLVWLPLMHRMANVEHVYHPVSCSYCRSNGITGFRYRCLRCRGYQLCQNCFWRGNTSGSHQHQMKEYSSWKSPAKKFGRALSRTLGCVSSREPPHPIYPEEPERTLNLTNIIPSRPIGNTNEAMLLSSAVPESSKSLAAAQRMNEEHALIAAYVNRLQSGPCGVDSPGRQDEEHKLIARYTSRLAETESTGMIPTRSINFDVNKQKRELIAQLECKNREILAEIKRLRAEHDAACQPSPERCSTNPALLAELRQLRQRKDELEQRMSSLQESRRELMVQLEGLMKLLKAQAAGSSHASPSRPSPSAIRPVGAPSPHAHMYLPQDSLAGVGGDVQEAFAQGPRRNLRNDLLVAADSITNTVSSLVRELHSDEGREEEERLLNGKDRAG, from the exons ATGGTGATGGCGGAAGGAGGGAGAGCTGCTCCTAGAACTGAGGGGAGGCAGATATTAGTGGAGCTCG GGGAACAGAACTTTGATTCCATTTGTCTCTCTACATATCGGACCGCCTGCAAGCTCAGATTTATTCAGAAAAGATGCAACT TGCATCTGATCGACATTTACAACGTGATCGAGGCGGTGCGGGACGCTGGGCTCAACGCCGTAGAGCTCAACGCCGGGATCTCCGTTACCAGACTGGAGAACCTGGTTTCCTCCCTGTTCAACCAGCTCAGCAAACGCCTTCCCACCACACACATCATCAACCCGCAGGAGAGCACCATCCTCCTCGTCGAATTCATGCTGGCCGCCGTTGACTG TGATCCAGAAAGCCGTCTGACCGTTCTCTCTGTTAAAGCGATGCTCTCTATACTTTGTGGAGGAAAACTGGTGGACAAACTGCGAT ATGTGTTTTCTCAGGTTTCTGACTCCAAGGGAGTCATGGTTCTGTCCAAGTTTGACAGTTTTCTAAGAGAGGCTCTCAAGCTGCCCACTGCTCTGCATGAAGGACCGTCCTTCGGATACACACACACTGTGGCTCGCTCCTGTTTCCCACAGCAG aaACGGGTGATGCTCAACATGTTCCTGGACATCGTAGCTGAGCCTCCGGAGTGTCTGGTCTGGCTGCCGCTGATGCACCGCATGGCCAACGTGGAGCacg tctaTCATCCGGTTTCCTGCTCCTATTGCCGTAGCAACGGGATCACTGGCTTCCGTTACCGCTGCCTCCGTTGCCGCGGTTACCAGCTGTGCCAGAACTGCTTCTGGCGTGGAAATACCAGCGGCTCTCACCAGCACCAGATGAAGGAGTACTCCTCCTGG aaatctcCTGCGAAGAAGTTTGGTCGCGCCCTGAGCCGGACGCTGGGCTGCGTGTCGTCAAGGGAACCGCCCCATCCGATTTACCCCGAGGAGCCTGAGCGGACCCTTAACCTCACCAACATCAT CCCCTCCAGACCGATTGGGAACACCAATGAGGCCATGTTGCTGTCTTCAGCGGTACCAGAGTCGTCCAAAAG CTTGGCAGCAGCTCAGAGGATGAACGAGGAACACGCTCTGATTGCAGCGTATGTCAATCGACTGCAGAGCGGCCCCTG tggcGTCGACAGTCCAGGCAGGCAGGATGAGGAGCACAAACTTATCGCTCGCTACACGTCTCGACTGGCAGAGACAGAAAGCACAGGA ATGATTCCGACAAGGAGCATCAACTTTGatgtgaacaaacagaaaagggaGCTCATCGCTCAACTGGAGTGCAAAAACAG AGAGATCTTGGCAGAAATCAAACGTCTCCGTGCCGAGCATGACGCAGCGTGTCAGCCGAGCCCagagcggtgcagcaccaacccGGCTCTCCTCGCCGAGCTGCGGCAGCTCCG ACAGAGGAAAGATGAACTGGAGCAGAGGATGTCGTCTCTGCAAGAGAGCAGGAGGGAGCTGATGGTGCAGCTGGAGGGGCTGATGAAGCTGCTCAAG GCGCAGGCGGCCGGTTCTTCTCACGCCTCGCCGTCTCGACCCAGCCCGTCCGCCATCCGCCCGGTCGGCGCTCCGTCTCCTCACGCTCACATGTACCTCCCTCAAGACTCCCTCGCCGGGGTCGGAGGTGACGTACAGGAGGCCTTTGCTCAAG ggCCGAGGAGGAACCTGAGGAACGACCTGCTGGTCGCCGCCGACTCCATCACCAACACCGTGTCGTCGCTGGTCAGAGAGCTGCACTCTG ATGAAGGccgagaggaagaggagcggtTGCTGAATGGGAAAGACAGAG caGGTTAA